Proteins from one Cellulosilyticum lentocellum DSM 5427 genomic window:
- a CDS encoding carbohydrate ABC transporter permease → MSEVAVEKTKNQKPKKQSTNIFSVFAKGDALTKLSFLIMGSANIARKQFLKGIIYLIAEIAFIYYMVTIGVDKLIGFTTLGTQAQTQVYDEVIKINRTVPGDNSMLFLIYGVATLAIILVFILLYVSNVYSAYKLQKLIEAGKPVPTLKQEIKELFDKRFHVTLMTLPVIGIMVFTVLPLCYMILIAFTNYDMDHQPPGQLFTWVGLANFGEMLNQGSKFGATFGPVLGWTLVWAVVATFSNYFFGIVLALMINKKGIKLKKMWRTIFVITMAIPQFISLLIMRQMLNDYGVVNVALQNLGLTSKAVPFLTDPTLARISVLTVNLWVGIPYTMLVTTGILMNIPNDLYEAAEIDGASKLKAFTKITMPYVVFVTAPYLITQFIGNINNFNLIYFLTKGEPMTTDYYFAGKTDLLVTWLYRLTADRKDYSRASTIGIAVFVLSAIFALIAFRFTSSNKQEEDFQ, encoded by the coding sequence ATGAGTGAAGTAGCAGTTGAAAAAACTAAAAATCAAAAACCCAAGAAACAAAGTACCAATATCTTCTCAGTATTTGCAAAAGGAGATGCATTAACTAAGCTTTCCTTCCTGATCATGGGAAGTGCAAATATTGCTAGAAAACAATTTTTAAAAGGAATCATTTATTTAATAGCAGAAATAGCATTTATCTATTATATGGTTACTATAGGTGTAGATAAATTAATAGGATTTACAACATTAGGAACCCAAGCACAAACACAGGTATATGATGAAGTTATTAAAATTAATAGAACAGTACCAGGAGATAACTCCATGTTGTTCTTAATTTATGGCGTAGCAACATTAGCTATTATCCTTGTATTTATATTACTTTATGTAAGTAATGTTTATAGCGCTTATAAATTACAAAAGTTGATTGAAGCAGGCAAACCTGTACCAACATTGAAGCAAGAAATAAAAGAGTTATTTGATAAACGTTTCCATGTGACCTTAATGACACTTCCTGTTATTGGTATCATGGTGTTTACAGTACTACCACTTTGCTATATGATTTTAATAGCATTTACTAACTATGATATGGATCACCAACCACCAGGACAATTATTTACTTGGGTAGGACTTGCAAACTTTGGTGAAATGCTTAACCAAGGTTCGAAATTTGGTGCAACTTTTGGACCGGTTCTAGGTTGGACATTAGTATGGGCAGTTGTTGCAACCTTCTCTAATTATTTCTTTGGTATTGTCTTGGCACTTATGATTAATAAAAAGGGCATTAAACTTAAGAAAATGTGGCGTACAATATTTGTTATAACAATGGCCATTCCACAGTTTATTTCTTTATTAATCATGAGACAGATGCTTAATGATTATGGGGTTGTTAATGTTGCTTTACAGAATTTGGGATTAACTTCTAAAGCTGTTCCTTTTTTGACGGATCCAACATTAGCACGTATATCTGTTCTTACTGTTAACTTGTGGGTAGGTATTCCTTATACAATGCTAGTAACTACAGGTATATTAATGAATATCCCTAATGATTTATATGAAGCTGCTGAGATTGATGGAGCATCCAAGTTGAAGGCATTTACAAAAATTACAATGCCATATGTTGTTTTCGTAACAGCACCTTATTTAATCACACAATTTATTGGTAATATAAATAACTTTAATCTTATTTACTTCCTTACAAAAGGAGAGCCTATGACGACAGATTATTACTTCGCAGGAAAGACAGATCTCTTGGTTACATGGCTCTATAGATTAACAGCTGATAGAAAAGATTATAGTAGAGCATCGACTATTGGTATTGCAGTCTTTGTATTATCCGCAATATTTGCCTTGATCGCTTTCCGCTTTACATCATCTAATAAGCAGGAGGAGGATTTCCAATGA
- a CDS encoding extracellular solute-binding protein — MSKKLSLAMSMALIGAMSVSMVGCNKTTPTSESPAPAETPAESVAPSEAPAETPAEAEVPQPEDGAKLTLWGAADDQEMLTQMADAFKTKYADKNIEITLRVNGEDTAKDEVQKDLDAAADVFSIAHDQLGSLVQSGAIYENTLFAKNVTDNDSDGAITAATYDGKIYGYPSASETYFLYYDTSIFKAEDVASLNTILDAQVPDGVTKFGFDMGNAYFSGAFFLTNDCQLFGETGADETVCTFNNAGGLEMANFIAGLKAKGAAALDDAAAGTQFEAGKLGAYVGGPWKAADYKKFLGDRYGVAKLPTINTGSADKQMKSFAGYKLYCVKSNTQYPVAAMTLADFLTNEENQIKRFEMRQLLPTNKTAASNEKVTSDATVAATLAQLEFGVAMPSVPKMSNFWTPTGAFTKDAFDGNIQAADMQAKLDSLVSDILQ; from the coding sequence ATGAGTAAAAAATTATCACTTGCAATGAGTATGGCATTAATCGGTGCAATGAGTGTATCAATGGTTGGTTGTAATAAAACAACACCAACATCAGAATCACCAGCACCAGCAGAAACACCAGCTGAATCAGTAGCACCATCAGAAGCACCAGCTGAAACACCAGCTGAGGCTGAAGTACCACAACCAGAAGATGGCGCAAAACTTACTCTTTGGGGTGCAGCAGATGACCAAGAAATGTTAACACAAATGGCAGATGCTTTTAAAACAAAATATGCTGACAAAAACATTGAAATCACTTTACGTGTAAATGGCGAAGATACAGCTAAAGACGAAGTTCAAAAAGACTTAGATGCTGCAGCTGACGTTTTCTCAATCGCTCATGACCAACTTGGATCACTTGTTCAATCAGGAGCTATTTATGAAAATACTCTTTTTGCTAAAAATGTAACAGATAACGACTCAGACGGTGCTATTACTGCAGCTACATATGATGGAAAAATCTATGGTTATCCAAGTGCTTCAGAAACATACTTCTTATACTATGATACATCAATCTTTAAAGCAGAAGATGTAGCATCTCTTAACACTATTCTTGATGCACAAGTACCAGATGGTGTAACAAAATTTGGTTTTGATATGGGTAATGCATACTTCTCAGGAGCATTCTTCTTAACAAATGATTGCCAATTATTTGGTGAAACAGGTGCAGATGAAACAGTTTGTACATTCAACAATGCTGGTGGTTTAGAAATGGCTAACTTCATTGCTGGATTAAAAGCTAAAGGTGCTGCAGCATTAGATGACGCTGCTGCTGGTACTCAATTCGAAGCTGGTAAATTAGGTGCATATGTAGGTGGACCATGGAAAGCAGCTGATTACAAAAAATTCTTAGGTGATCGTTATGGTGTGGCTAAATTACCAACAATCAATACAGGATCTGCTGACAAACAAATGAAATCATTTGCTGGATACAAATTATATTGTGTAAAATCTAATACACAATATCCAGTTGCAGCAATGACACTTGCAGACTTCTTAACAAATGAAGAAAATCAGATTAAGAGATTTGAAATGAGACAACTTCTTCCAACAAATAAAACAGCAGCTTCAAATGAAAAAGTTACTTCAGATGCAACAGTAGCAGCAACACTTGCTCAACTTGAATTCGGTGTAGCAATGCCATCTGTTCCTAAAATGAGTAACTTCTGGACTCCAACAGGTGCATTCACAAAAGATGCATTTGATGGTAACATTCAAGCAGCTGATATGCAAGCTAAACTTGATAGCCTTGTAAGTGATATCCTTCAATAA
- a CDS encoding methyl-accepting chemotaxis protein translates to MKKKPFFLKKHGIDTNNDTVKSLKVNRHKLKLKNQLIAIFIVISLIPTLIIMAMSMNITTRSTQNVVGDYSQKIVEQLSYNIENYISVARTTMGDIVGFQKLQNYIKKVKQNDMVGASTYFGDVKERVRSTLKTQQAILGFCVLVNDKKIYQEANISFDFDVEAFSASEAYTKVQEIPTSEFYWFTLEADGERNIYLVRKMLNSNDTLLIALVNKDYLNELLELADLKKDISMMIVDAQNQVITSNNNGVIDEKLITYMRESSNTTETLNLSDNLVSFVKTSNGWGITSSAAMDNLLKDYHDDSRVIFIVVGVILLVVILISILISRKITKPIVKMASYMMRVEKGQLSFKQELEQELEYNNVEMHILVKGFTSMLNTLDSMIGKAKAVTSSVYEHTHSLQDMAQDTSLSATEVGKTIESVALGAQTQNKEIEESVTLINVLSNNINKVTDSMEHIREASKQTMSMSEATKVRLTDLYNGAQNTIRISEKVSECVQELGEEAEGIHKILDMIQNVNGQTNLLALNAAIEAARAGEAGKGFAVVADEVRKLSVQTESAISNIASTLQIIEEKKKLTLEQLMMALEVFNKQLPMVNGVTEIFTDIDTKMKEVDISLNNAHHMIGKVVEEKEAVEKKMKYIAQVVEEAVSVTEEVSAETVEQIEASKSITQLADELALTVEQLEESYKMFN, encoded by the coding sequence ATGAAGAAGAAGCCTTTTTTTTTGAAAAAGCATGGAATCGATACCAATAACGATACCGTAAAATCATTAAAAGTGAATCGTCACAAGCTTAAATTGAAAAATCAACTCATAGCCATTTTTATAGTCATTAGCTTAATCCCTACGTTGATTATTATGGCGATGAGTATGAATATTACAACTCGTTCTACTCAAAATGTCGTTGGAGATTATTCTCAAAAAATAGTGGAGCAGCTCAGTTATAATATAGAAAACTATATTTCTGTGGCTAGGACTACTATGGGTGATATTGTAGGCTTTCAAAAGTTACAGAATTACATAAAGAAAGTCAAACAAAATGATATGGTAGGAGCATCTACTTATTTTGGAGATGTTAAGGAAAGAGTAAGAAGCACTTTGAAAACACAACAAGCTATTTTAGGCTTTTGCGTATTGGTTAATGATAAGAAGATTTATCAAGAAGCTAATATCTCTTTTGATTTTGATGTAGAAGCTTTTTCTGCAAGCGAAGCTTATACAAAAGTTCAAGAAATACCAACTTCTGAATTTTATTGGTTTACATTAGAGGCTGATGGAGAACGAAATATTTATTTGGTTAGAAAAATGCTAAACTCTAATGATACATTATTAATTGCCCTTGTGAATAAAGATTATTTAAATGAGCTATTAGAATTAGCAGATCTTAAAAAGGATATATCTATGATGATTGTAGATGCTCAAAATCAAGTTATTACAAGCAATAATAATGGTGTTATTGATGAAAAGCTTATTACTTATATGAGAGAATCATCAAATACAACAGAAACACTTAATCTTTCTGATAATTTGGTAAGCTTCGTAAAGACCAGTAATGGTTGGGGAATTACTAGTAGTGCAGCTATGGATAATTTATTAAAAGACTACCATGATGATAGTAGAGTAATCTTTATTGTTGTAGGTGTCATACTATTAGTGGTTATCTTGATAAGCATTCTTATTAGTAGAAAAATTACAAAGCCTATTGTTAAAATGGCTTCATATATGATGCGTGTAGAGAAAGGACAACTTAGCTTTAAACAGGAATTAGAACAAGAATTAGAATATAACAATGTAGAAATGCATATTTTAGTAAAAGGTTTTACGAGTATGCTAAATACCTTAGATAGTATGATAGGTAAAGCTAAAGCAGTTACTTCTTCTGTATATGAGCATACGCATTCACTTCAAGATATGGCACAAGATACAAGTTTATCAGCAACAGAAGTAGGAAAGACAATTGAATCTGTAGCATTAGGTGCACAAACTCAGAACAAGGAAATAGAAGAATCTGTTACACTTATTAATGTACTTTCGAATAATATTAATAAAGTAACAGATTCGATGGAACACATTAGGGAAGCTTCTAAACAAACAATGAGTATGAGTGAAGCGACTAAAGTACGCCTAACGGATCTTTATAATGGAGCTCAAAATACTATTCGAATTAGTGAGAAAGTAAGCGAGTGTGTGCAAGAATTAGGTGAAGAAGCAGAAGGAATTCATAAGATTTTGGATATGATTCAAAATGTTAATGGACAAACAAATTTGCTTGCATTAAATGCTGCCATTGAAGCAGCTAGAGCAGGAGAAGCTGGAAAAGGCTTTGCTGTCGTTGCAGATGAAGTAAGAAAGCTCTCAGTACAAACAGAAAGTGCTATATCTAATATAGCGAGTACACTGCAGATTATCGAAGAAAAGAAAAAGCTTACTTTAGAACAATTAATGATGGCCCTAGAAGTATTTAATAAACAATTACCAATGGTAAATGGTGTAACAGAAATATTCACAGATATTGATACTAAGATGAAAGAAGTGGATATTTCACTTAATAATGCCCATCATATGATTGGTAAAGTGGTAGAAGAGAAAGAAGCAGTAGAAAAGAAAATGAAATATATTGCTCAAGTTGTAGAAGAAGCTGTAAGTGTTACAGAGGAAGTTAGTGCTGAAACAGTTGAACAAATTGAGGCATCAAAAAGTATTACACAATTAGCTGATGAATTAGCGCTAACGGTTGAGCAACTTGAAGAAAGTTATAAGATGTTTAATTAA
- the hisJ gene encoding histidinol-phosphatase HisJ: MYDNLSIRDGHMHTPFCPHGTKDTLESYVEKAIKEGRREITFTEHFPMPEGVTTETFRRECTLLEEEIPAYIEAIGRVKVNYKERIAIHLGFEVDYIEGYENKITDALNQYATTIEDGVLSVHFVKFENQYYAIDYLPDFETLLTKIQSLEKIYDLYFETVLKSIEADLGKYKPKRIGHPTLVRIFNKKYPMAYENECLFQAIVTALKEKKYEIDFNMAGLKKEFCKETYPSGRLLELIKKEHLPLILGSDAHCAEQVKIDLSSF; encoded by the coding sequence TTGTACGATAATCTAAGTATAAGAGATGGCCATATGCATACACCATTTTGTCCTCATGGGACTAAAGATACTTTAGAAAGCTATGTAGAGAAGGCGATAAAGGAAGGAAGAAGAGAAATAACGTTTACAGAGCACTTTCCTATGCCAGAGGGTGTTACTACAGAGACATTTCGAAGAGAGTGTACATTGTTAGAAGAAGAAATCCCAGCCTATATAGAAGCCATCGGAAGAGTAAAAGTGAATTATAAAGAACGTATAGCGATTCATTTAGGTTTTGAAGTAGACTATATAGAGGGCTATGAGAATAAGATTACAGATGCTTTAAATCAGTATGCTACAACTATCGAAGACGGTGTTTTATCAGTGCATTTTGTGAAATTTGAAAATCAGTATTATGCGATAGATTACTTGCCAGACTTTGAAACACTCCTTACTAAGATACAAAGCCTAGAAAAAATTTATGATTTATATTTTGAGACAGTTCTTAAATCTATAGAAGCTGACTTAGGGAAATATAAACCTAAGCGAATCGGACATCCTACGTTAGTTCGTATTTTTAATAAAAAATATCCTATGGCATATGAAAATGAATGTTTGTTTCAAGCAATCGTTACAGCTCTTAAAGAAAAAAAGTATGAGATCGATTTTAATATGGCTGGATTAAAGAAAGAGTTCTGCAAGGAGACTTATCCTTCTGGAAGACTTTTAGAACTTATAAAAAAAGAGCATTTGCCATTAATATTGGGGTCAGACGCACATTGTGCAGAACAGGTTAAAATAGACCTATCTTCTTTCTAG
- a CDS encoding alpha-amylase family glycosyl hydrolase, with product MAEWIKEAIFYHIYPLGFCGAPRENSKDLIVENRISRVIEWIPHLKNLGVNAIYFGPVFESSRHGYDTMDYYQIDRRLGSHLDFKEVCNQLHAAGIKVVLDGVFNHVGRDFWAFKDLQAKREQSLYKDWFVNINFDGNSPYNDGFYYEGWEGHFDLVKLNLTHPEVIRHIFGAVKSWIEEFQINGLRLDVAYCMDQEFLGKLVAFCLEQDQEFWLMGEMIHGEYSRIARSGLLHSATNYECYKGIYSSHNDKNYFEINYSLNRLFGQGGIYKDLLLYNFIDNHDVNRITSSLKKKEHLTNVYTLLFTMPGIPSIYYGSEWGILGDKANGGDEVLRPCLNLKELLQEDQNIVEHIRGLARIRKNSEVICNGLYEQVLVKNEQLVFARVYHNKRVFVVLNLAEQEVTLYFKVGQESKLKDLLHDEKYYTPIGGNVGINMPPFSSTVLEGNYS from the coding sequence ATGGCAGAATGGATTAAAGAGGCAATATTTTATCACATTTATCCTCTGGGATTTTGTGGAGCACCAAGAGAAAATAGTAAAGACTTGATAGTAGAAAATCGCATTTCCCGGGTAATAGAATGGATACCACATCTGAAAAATTTAGGTGTAAATGCTATTTATTTTGGACCAGTATTTGAATCAAGTCGTCATGGTTATGATACAATGGATTACTATCAAATAGATAGACGATTAGGTAGTCATTTAGATTTCAAGGAAGTTTGTAATCAGCTACATGCTGCAGGTATTAAAGTTGTTTTAGATGGGGTTTTTAATCATGTAGGGAGGGACTTTTGGGCATTTAAAGACTTACAAGCAAAAAGAGAACAGTCTCTTTACAAGGATTGGTTTGTTAATATTAATTTTGATGGAAATAGTCCATATAATGATGGGTTTTATTATGAAGGCTGGGAAGGACATTTTGATTTAGTAAAACTCAATTTAACACATCCAGAGGTAATTAGGCATATTTTCGGAGCGGTTAAAAGCTGGATAGAAGAATTTCAAATAAATGGCTTAAGATTAGATGTGGCTTATTGCATGGATCAAGAATTTTTAGGAAAGCTTGTAGCATTTTGTTTAGAACAAGATCAAGAGTTTTGGTTGATGGGAGAAATGATACATGGAGAGTACTCACGTATAGCGAGAAGTGGCTTATTGCATTCAGCAACTAACTATGAATGTTATAAGGGAATCTACTCAAGTCATAATGATAAAAATTATTTTGAGATCAACTATTCTTTAAATCGTTTATTTGGGCAAGGAGGAATATATAAAGACTTATTATTATATAACTTTATAGATAATCATGATGTTAATCGCATTACTAGTAGTTTAAAGAAAAAAGAGCATTTGACAAATGTATATACATTACTTTTTACTATGCCAGGAATCCCCTCTATTTATTATGGAAGTGAGTGGGGAATACTAGGTGACAAGGCAAATGGAGGAGATGAGGTGCTAAGACCTTGCCTTAATTTAAAAGAGTTATTGCAAGAAGATCAAAATATAGTAGAACATATTAGGGGGCTTGCAAGGATAAGAAAAAATTCAGAAGTTATTTGTAATGGTTTATATGAACAAGTATTAGTCAAAAATGAACAGCTAGTATTTGCACGTGTATATCATAATAAGAGAGTATTTGTTGTGCTAAACTTAGCAGAGCAAGAAGTAACATTATATTTTAAAGTGGGGCAAGAAAGTAAACTAAAAGATTTATTACACGATGAAAAGTATTATACTCCAATAGGAGGAAACGTGGGAATAAATATGCCTCCATTTTCAAGTACTGTTTTAGAAGGAAATTATTCTTGA
- a CDS encoding TetR/AcrR family transcriptional regulator, with protein sequence MDNKEKILTCALELFSDRGYDAVGVQEIVNEAGITKPTLYHYFGSKEGLLQSLLTLKHEGLIKRLSQAAEYKGDLPLTMYRLTQAYFDYAKENRIFYRMLLAMRFYPPASDGYKVARPLVNEQIRVLEELFTKASIQHGNMKGRQRTYAITYLGMVNAYIELHDNEDSLEEDNLIRKATHQFMHGIFS encoded by the coding sequence ATGGATAACAAAGAAAAAATTCTAACCTGTGCATTAGAACTCTTTTCAGATAGGGGGTATGATGCAGTAGGTGTACAAGAAATTGTAAATGAAGCGGGAATAACTAAGCCAACTTTATATCATTATTTTGGAAGTAAAGAGGGATTACTTCAGTCCTTATTAACGTTGAAACATGAAGGACTGATAAAAAGGCTTAGCCAAGCAGCAGAGTATAAAGGCGATTTACCTTTAACAATGTATCGGCTTACACAAGCTTATTTTGACTATGCAAAAGAGAACAGAATCTTTTACCGTATGCTACTAGCCATGAGGTTTTATCCTCCGGCTAGCGATGGATATAAAGTGGCAAGGCCACTTGTTAATGAACAGATTCGAGTATTAGAGGAACTTTTTACTAAAGCGTCTATACAACATGGTAATATGAAGGGAAGGCAAAGAACTTATGCCATTACTTACTTAGGAATGGTCAATGCTTATATTGAATTGCATGACAACGAGGATTCTTTAGAAGAGGATAATCTTATTAGAAAGGCAACACATCAATTTATGCATGGTATCTTCTCTTAA
- the ptsP gene encoding phosphoenolpyruvate--protein phosphotransferase, giving the protein MKKGIAASKGYAIGNVFVYEEKELIITDEKVTDIAVELEKLQGAVALCKEQLEKIKQKTLENVGEHEAAVFDAHLLILEDPEFVGSVEAEIKNNSINALKAVETVSNSLVSLFEAIDDAYLRERAADIKDVSKRMLANLAGHTVGLEISEDNTIVVAHDLTPSDTAQLDKTKVKGFITNIGGRTSHSAIMARTLEIPAVVGLGDITSVVKNGDRVIVDGIEGIAIINPDEATIKAYEAKIEAFAAEKEELKKLLNVKVVDKSGKHIEVCGNIGKPKDADQVLENGGDGVGLFRTEFLYMDRDAAPTEEEQFEAYKYVLETMKDKKVVIRTLDIGGDKTLPYLPLPEEMNPFLGYRAIRLCLDQTGIFKVQLRALLRASVYGKLAVMFPMISGIEEFEQAKAVVDECKKELDTEGIAYSNEIEWGIMIEIPAAAVMADELAKYVDFFSIGTNDLIQYTLAADRMSEKVSYLYNPMHPAVLRLIKMTIEGAHKHGKWVGMCGEMAGDEAAIPTLLEYGLDEFSMSATSILNAKKILMNH; this is encoded by the coding sequence ATGAAAAAAGGTATTGCAGCTTCCAAAGGCTATGCAATTGGTAATGTTTTTGTCTATGAAGAGAAAGAACTTATTATCACAGATGAAAAAGTTACAGATATAGCAGTAGAACTTGAAAAACTTCAAGGAGCAGTAGCATTATGCAAAGAGCAACTTGAGAAAATCAAACAAAAAACATTAGAAAATGTAGGTGAGCATGAAGCTGCTGTTTTCGATGCACATCTTCTTATCTTAGAGGATCCAGAGTTTGTAGGCTCTGTAGAAGCTGAGATAAAAAATAATAGTATCAATGCTTTAAAAGCCGTTGAAACAGTTTCAAATAGCCTTGTAAGTTTATTTGAAGCTATTGATGATGCTTACCTTAGAGAGCGTGCAGCAGATATTAAAGACGTCTCTAAACGTATGCTAGCTAATTTAGCTGGACATACAGTTGGTTTAGAGATTTCAGAGGATAATACGATTGTAGTAGCACATGACTTAACTCCATCTGATACAGCACAACTTGATAAAACAAAAGTAAAAGGATTTATTACTAATATTGGTGGTAGAACTTCTCACTCTGCCATTATGGCAAGAACACTTGAAATTCCGGCTGTTGTTGGTCTTGGTGATATTACAAGTGTAGTTAAAAATGGTGATAGAGTTATTGTAGATGGCATTGAAGGAATAGCTATTATTAATCCAGATGAAGCAACTATCAAGGCCTATGAAGCTAAAATCGAAGCTTTTGCAGCTGAGAAGGAAGAACTTAAAAAGCTTCTTAATGTAAAAGTTGTTGATAAGAGCGGCAAACATATTGAAGTATGTGGTAACATCGGTAAACCTAAAGATGCAGATCAAGTATTAGAAAACGGTGGAGATGGTGTAGGTCTCTTTAGAACAGAATTCTTATACATGGACAGAGATGCTGCTCCTACAGAAGAAGAACAATTTGAAGCCTACAAATATGTTCTTGAGACTATGAAAGATAAGAAAGTTGTTATTAGGACACTAGATATTGGTGGAGATAAAACACTTCCCTATTTACCATTACCAGAAGAAATGAATCCGTTTTTAGGTTATAGAGCGATTCGTTTATGTTTAGATCAAACAGGTATTTTTAAAGTACAGCTTAGAGCACTTTTAAGAGCGTCTGTGTATGGTAAGTTAGCAGTCATGTTCCCAATGATTTCAGGAATTGAGGAATTTGAACAAGCAAAAGCTGTGGTAGATGAATGTAAAAAGGAACTTGATACAGAAGGAATTGCTTACTCAAATGAGATTGAGTGGGGAATTATGATTGAGATTCCAGCAGCAGCAGTTATGGCTGATGAACTAGCAAAATATGTTGATTTCTTCTCAATTGGAACAAATGACCTTATTCAATATACTTTAGCAGCAGATAGAATGAGCGAAAAAGTTTCTTATCTTTATAACCCAATGCACCCTGCTGTTTTAAGACTTATTAAAATGACAATTGAAGGTGCTCATAAACATGGTAAATGGGTTGGCATGTGTGGAGAAATGGCAGGAGATGAAGCAGCTATTCCAACACTCCTTGAGTATGGACTAGATGAATTTTCTATGAGCGCAACCTCTATTTTAAATGCTAAAAAAATCTTAATGAATCACTAA
- a CDS encoding HPr family phosphocarrier protein: MTTLNTKLINQQGLHARPATLFCKEASQFKSDIKLVYGDKEGNAKSLIALLAMGLTSGAELQVVAEGEDEEAAAKHMADFIGTFQE; the protein is encoded by the coding sequence ATGACTACTTTAAACACTAAACTTATCAATCAACAAGGGTTACATGCAAGACCAGCTACTTTATTCTGTAAAGAAGCATCACAATTTAAATCAGATATTAAATTAGTATATGGAGATAAAGAAGGAAACGCAAAAAGCTTAATCGCTCTTTTAGCAATGGGACTTACATCAGGAGCAGAACTTCAAGTTGTAGCTGAAGGTGAAGACGAAGAAGCAGCAGCTAAACATATGGCAGATTTCATCGGCACTTTCCAAGAATAA
- a CDS encoding NADH peroxidase, translating into MKKYVCTVCGYVYEGEAAPEACPICKAGSDKFKEQATEGLVWADEHVVGVAKGVDERIIEGLRANFEGECTEVGMYLAMSRVAHREGYPEIGLYWEKAAHEEAEHAAKFAELLGEVLTDSTKKNLEMRVAAENGATAGKKELATLAKQLGLDAIHDTVHEMAKDEARHGKAFEGLLNRYFGK; encoded by the coding sequence ATGAAAAAATATGTATGTACAGTATGTGGTTATGTTTATGAAGGTGAAGCAGCTCCAGAAGCTTGCCCAATTTGTAAAGCAGGTTCAGATAAATTTAAAGAACAAGCAACAGAAGGCCTTGTTTGGGCTGATGAACACGTAGTAGGAGTAGCTAAAGGCGTAGATGAAAGAATCATTGAAGGTTTAAGAGCTAACTTTGAAGGTGAATGTACAGAAGTAGGTATGTACTTAGCTATGTCTAGAGTTGCACACAGAGAAGGTTATCCAGAAATCGGTCTTTACTGGGAAAAAGCAGCACATGAAGAAGCAGAACATGCTGCAAAATTCGCTGAATTATTAGGTGAAGTGCTTACAGATTCAACAAAGAAAAACCTTGAAATGCGTGTAGCAGCTGAAAATGGAGCAACAGCAGGTAAAAAAGAATTAGCAACACTTGCAAAACAATTAGGATTAGATGCTATTCATGATACAGTACATGAAATGGCTAAAGATGAAGCTCGTCATGGTAAAGCTTTCGAAGGTCTTTTAAATAGATACTTCGGTAAATAA